The following are encoded together in the Streptomyces tsukubensis genome:
- a CDS encoding DNA-directed RNA polymerase subunit beta' has product MLDVNFFDELRIGLATADDIRNWSHGEVKKPETINYRTLKPEKDGLFCEKIFGPTRDWECYCGKYKRVRFKGIICERCGVEVTRSKVRRERMGHIELAAPVTHIWYFKGVPSRLGYLLDLAPKDLEKVIYFAAYMITFVDEERRTRDLPSLEAHVSVERQQVENRRDSDLEARAKKLETDLAELEAEGAKADVRRKVREGAEREMKQLRDRAQREIDRLDEVWSRFKNLKVQDLEGDELLYRELRDRFGTYFDGSMGAAALQKRLETFDLNEEAERLREIIRTGKGQKKTRALKRLKVVSAFLQTVNSPKGMVLDCVPVIPPDLRPMVQLDGGRFATSDLNDLYRRVINRNNRLKRLLDLGAPEIIVNNEKRMLQEAVDALFDNGRRGRPVTGPGNRPLKSLSDMLKGKQGRFRQNLLGKRVDYSARSVIVVGPQLKLHQCGLPKAMALELFKPFVMKRLVDLNHAQNIKSAKRMVERGRTVVYDVLEEVIAEHPVLLNRAPTLHRLGIQAFEPQLVEGKAIQIHPLVCTAFNADFDGDQMAVHLPLSAEAQAEARILMLSSNNILKPADGRPVTMPTQDMVLGLFFLTTDEEEREVVGEGRSFGSTAEAIMAFDAKELSLQAKVDIRFPVGTMPPRGWTPPPVEEGEPEYQPGDTFRLRTTLGRALFNELLPEDYPFVDYSVGKRQLSEIVNDLAERYPKVIVGATLDNLKASGFFWATRSGVTVAISDVVVPEAKKAIVAGYEAQDEKVQKQYERGLITKEERTQELIAIWTKATNEVADAMNANFPKTNPIFMMVDSGARGNMMQMRQIAGMRGLVSNAKNETIPRPIKASFREGLSVLEYFISTHGARKGLADTALRTADSGYLTRRLVDVSQDVIIREEDCGTDRGLKLAIAERGADGVLRKTENVETSVYARSLAEDIVIDGVVLAPAGTDLGDVLIDELVKHGLEQVKTRSILTCESAVGTCAMCYGRSLATGKLVDIGEAVGIIAAQSIGEPGTQLTMRTFHTGGVAGDDITQGLPRVVELFEARTPKGVAPISEAAGRIRIEETEKTKKIIVTPDDGSEETPFPISKRARVQVSEGDHVEVGQKLTVGATNPHDVLRILGQRAVQVHLVGEVQKVYNSQGVSIHDKHIEIIIRQMLRRVTIIESGDAELLPGELVERSKFETENRRVVTEGGHPASGRPQLMGITKASLATESWLSAASFQETTRVLTDAAINAKSDSLIGLKENVIIGKLIPAGTGLARYRNIRVEPTEEAKAAMYSAVGYDDIDYSPFGTGSGQAVPLEDYDYGPYNQ; this is encoded by the coding sequence GTGCTCGACGTCAACTTCTTCGACGAGCTGCGGATTGGCCTCGCCACCGCGGACGACATCCGGAACTGGTCGCACGGCGAAGTGAAGAAGCCGGAGACCATCAACTACCGCACGCTCAAGCCCGAGAAGGACGGACTCTTCTGCGAGAAGATCTTCGGCCCCACCCGGGACTGGGAGTGCTACTGCGGCAAGTACAAGCGTGTCCGCTTCAAGGGCATCATCTGTGAGCGCTGTGGCGTCGAGGTCACGCGCTCCAAGGTGCGCCGTGAGCGGATGGGCCACATCGAACTGGCCGCCCCCGTCACGCACATCTGGTACTTCAAGGGCGTTCCCTCCCGGCTGGGCTACCTGCTGGACCTGGCCCCGAAGGACCTTGAGAAGGTCATCTACTTCGCCGCGTACATGATCACGTTCGTGGACGAGGAGCGCCGCACGCGTGACCTGCCCTCGCTGGAGGCCCACGTCTCCGTCGAGCGCCAGCAGGTCGAGAACCGCCGCGACTCCGACCTTGAGGCCCGCGCTAAGAAGCTTGAGACCGACCTGGCCGAGCTTGAGGCCGAGGGCGCCAAGGCCGACGTGCGCCGCAAGGTGCGCGAAGGTGCCGAGCGCGAGATGAAGCAGCTGCGCGACCGCGCGCAGCGCGAGATCGACCGCCTCGACGAGGTGTGGAGCCGCTTCAAGAACCTCAAGGTCCAGGACCTGGAGGGCGACGAGCTGCTCTACCGCGAGCTGCGTGACCGCTTCGGTACGTACTTCGACGGCTCGATGGGTGCCGCGGCGCTGCAGAAGCGCCTGGAGACCTTCGACCTCAACGAGGAGGCCGAGCGCCTCCGCGAGATCATCCGTACCGGCAAGGGCCAGAAGAAGACCCGTGCGCTCAAGCGCCTCAAGGTCGTCTCCGCGTTCCTCCAGACGGTCAACAGCCCCAAGGGCATGGTCCTGGACTGCGTCCCGGTCATCCCGCCGGACCTGCGTCCGATGGTGCAGCTGGACGGTGGCCGCTTCGCGACCTCCGACCTGAACGACCTGTACCGCCGTGTCATCAACCGCAACAACCGCCTGAAGCGGCTTCTCGACCTCGGCGCCCCCGAGATCATCGTGAACAACGAGAAGCGCATGCTCCAGGAGGCCGTCGACGCGCTCTTCGACAACGGCCGCCGCGGCCGCCCGGTCACGGGCCCCGGCAACCGTCCGCTGAAGTCGCTCTCCGACATGCTCAAGGGCAAGCAGGGCCGGTTCCGTCAGAACCTGCTCGGCAAGCGAGTCGACTACTCGGCGCGTTCCGTCATCGTCGTCGGCCCGCAGCTGAAGCTGCACCAGTGCGGTCTGCCGAAGGCCATGGCACTGGAGCTCTTCAAGCCGTTCGTGATGAAGCGCCTGGTCGACCTGAACCACGCGCAGAACATCAAGTCGGCCAAGCGCATGGTCGAGCGTGGCCGCACCGTCGTGTACGACGTCCTCGAAGAGGTCATCGCCGAACACCCGGTGCTGCTGAACCGTGCTCCGACCCTGCACCGCCTCGGCATCCAGGCCTTCGAGCCGCAGCTCGTCGAGGGCAAGGCCATTCAGATCCACCCGCTCGTCTGCACCGCGTTCAACGCGGACTTCGACGGTGACCAGATGGCCGTGCACCTGCCGCTCTCCGCGGAGGCGCAGGCCGAGGCCCGCATCCTGATGCTGTCCTCGAACAACATCCTGAAGCCGGCCGACGGTCGTCCCGTCACCATGCCGACCCAGGACATGGTCCTCGGCCTCTTCTTCCTCACCACGGACGAGGAGGAGCGCGAGGTCGTCGGCGAGGGCCGGTCCTTCGGCTCCACCGCCGAGGCGATCATGGCGTTCGACGCCAAGGAGCTGTCGCTCCAGGCGAAGGTCGACATCCGCTTCCCGGTCGGCACCATGCCGCCCCGCGGCTGGACCCCGCCGCCCGTCGAGGAGGGCGAGCCCGAGTACCAGCCGGGTGACACCTTCCGGCTGCGTACGACGCTGGGCCGCGCGCTCTTCAACGAGCTGCTGCCCGAGGACTACCCGTTCGTCGACTACTCGGTCGGCAAGCGGCAGCTCTCCGAGATCGTCAACGACCTGGCCGAGCGGTACCCCAAGGTCATCGTGGGCGCGACCCTCGACAACCTGAAGGCGTCCGGCTTCTTCTGGGCGACCCGTTCCGGTGTCACCGTGGCCATCTCCGACGTCGTCGTGCCCGAGGCCAAGAAGGCCATCGTCGCGGGTTACGAGGCGCAGGACGAGAAGGTCCAGAAGCAGTACGAGCGCGGTCTGATCACCAAGGAAGAGCGCACGCAGGAACTCATCGCGATCTGGACCAAGGCGACCAACGAGGTCGCCGACGCGATGAACGCGAACTTCCCCAAGACCAACCCCATCTTCATGATGGTTGACTCGGGTGCCCGAGGAAACATGATGCAGATGCGTCAGATCGCCGGTATGCGTGGTCTGGTGTCCAACGCCAAGAACGAGACGATCCCGCGTCCCATCAAGGCGTCGTTCCGTGAGGGCCTGTCCGTGCTGGAGTACTTCATCTCCACGCACGGTGCCCGAAAGGGTCTGGCGGACACCGCCCTGCGTACCGCCGACTCGGGTTACCTCACCCGCCGTCTCGTGGACGTCTCGCAGGACGTCATCATCCGCGAGGAGGACTGCGGCACCGACCGCGGCCTCAAGCTGGCGATCGCCGAGCGCGGCGCCGACGGGGTACTGCGCAAGACGGAGAACGTCGAGACCAGCGTGTACGCGCGCTCGCTCGCCGAGGACATCGTCATCGACGGCGTCGTACTGGCCCCGGCCGGCACGGACCTCGGTGACGTGCTCATCGACGAACTGGTCAAGCACGGTCTGGAGCAGGTCAAGACCCGCTCCATCCTGACCTGTGAGTCCGCCGTCGGTACCTGCGCCATGTGCTACGGCCGGTCGCTGGCCACCGGCAAGCTGGTCGACATCGGTGAGGCGGTCGGCATCATCGCCGCCCAGTCCATCGGTGAGCCCGGCACGCAGCTGACGATGCGTACCTTCCACACCGGTGGTGTGGCCGGTGACGACATCACCCAGGGTCTGCCCCGAGTCGTCGAGCTCTTCGAAGCCCGTACGCCCAAGGGTGTCGCCCCGATCTCGGAGGCGGCGGGCCGCATCCGTATCGAGGAGACCGAGAAGACCAAGAAGATCATCGTCACGCCCGACGACGGCAGCGAGGAGACTCCGTTCCCGATCTCCAAGCGGGCCCGGGTGCAGGTCTCCGAGGGCGACCACGTCGAGGTGGGCCAGAAGCTCACCGTGGGTGCCACCAACCCGCACGACGTACTGCGGATCCTCGGTCAGCGTGCGGTCCAGGTCCACCTGGTCGGCGAAGTCCAGAAGGTCTACAACTCGCAGGGTGTGTCGATCCACGACAAGCACATCGAGATCATCATCCGGCAGATGCTGCGCCGTGTGACGATCATCGAGTCGGGCGACGCGGAGCTGCTCCCCGGCGAGCTGGTCGAGCGCTCGAAGTTCGAGACGGAGAACCGCCGTGTGGTCACCGAGGGCGGCCACCCCGCCTCCGGCCGTCCGCAGCTCATGGGTATCACCAAGGCGTCGCTCGCCACCGAGTCGTGGCTGTCGGCGGCGTCCTTCCAGGAGACGACCAGGGTCCTGACCGACGCGGCGATCAACGCCAAGTCGGACTCCCTGATCGGCCTCAAGGAGAACGTCATCATCGGTAAGCTCATCCCGGCCGGTACGGGTCTCGCCCGTTACCGCAACATCCGGGTCGAGCCGACCGAGGAGGCCAAGGCCGCGATGTACTCGGCCGTCGGCTACGACGACATCGACTACTCGCCGTTCGGCACGGGCTCCGGCCAGGCCGTTCCGCTGGAGGACTACGATTACGGTCCGTACAACCAGTAG